Proteins from a genomic interval of Numenius arquata chromosome 18, bNumArq3.hap1.1, whole genome shotgun sequence:
- the CENPV gene encoding centromere protein V, with protein sequence MGRATASSARRSRRGNAAASSPAGRSRRGRGKAAGGPPAQPPGPGAFDLGAQSERWAAFQERHRLSCEEAARLLLDAYEYRGLVKHTGGCHCGAIRFEVWASADLHVFNCNCSICTKKQNRHFIVPASRFKLLKGADNLTTYTFNTHRAQHTFCKTCGVQSFYTPRSNPDGYGIAPHCLDDGTVQTIVTEDINGKEWEKAVKEHKTIRDMSKP encoded by the exons ATGGGGCGAGCCACGGCGAGCAGCGCCCGGCGGTCCCGGCGGGGCAACGCGGCCGCCAGCTCCCCCGCGGGCCGGAGCCGCCGGGGGAGAGGGAAGGCGGCGGGCGGACCCCCGGCCCAGCCCCCCGGCCCCGGAGCCTTCGATCTAGGGGCGCAGAGCGAGCGCTGGGCCGCCTTCCAGGAGCGGCACCGGCTGAGTTGCGAGGAGGCGGCGCGGCTGCTGCTGGACGCCTA TGAATACAGAGGTTTGGTCAAACACACGGGAGGCTGTCACTGCGGAGCCATCCGCTTTGAGGTCTGGGCCTCAGCAGATCTGCATGTTTTTAACTGCAA ctgcagcatttgcacaaagaaacagaacagaCACTTCATTGTCCCAGCGTCGCGTTTCAAGCTGCTGAAG GGTGCTGATAACTTGACAACATACACCTTCAACACACATCGTGCCCAGCACACATTCTGCAAGACCTGTGGTGTGCAGAGCTTTTATACTCCTCGTTCTAATCCAGACGGTTATG GAATAGCTCCCCACTGTCTGGATGACGGCACCGTGCAGACCATTGTCACCGAGGATATCAATGGCAAGGAATGGGAGAAGGCAGTGAAGGAACATAAGACCATCAGAGACATGTCAAAACCCTGA